Proteins encoded within one genomic window of Callithrix jacchus isolate 240 chromosome 11, calJac240_pri, whole genome shotgun sequence:
- the TAS2R16 gene encoding LOW QUALITY PROTEIN: taste receptor type 2 member 16 (The sequence of the model RefSeq protein was modified relative to this genomic sequence to represent the inferred CDS: substituted 1 base at 1 genomic stop codon), translating to MISFQLTVFFMIIYVLESLTIIVQSRXIVAMLGRELLQVRRLIPVDMILISLGISCFCLQWASMQNNFCAYFNLNFVLCNLKITWEFFNILTFWLNSLLAVFYCIKISSFTHPIFLWLRWRILRLVPCLLLGSLMITCVTIIPSAIGHYIHVQLLTMEHLPRNSTEIDKLQKIYQYLFRYYRAFSLVVPFVLFLSSNILLMVSLTKQMQHHTAGHCKPSMKAHYAALRSLAILFIMFTSYFLTILISIIGTLFDRSCWLWVWEAFIYAFISMHSTSLMLSSPTLKRILKGKC from the coding sequence ATGATATCCTTCCAACTCACCGTCTTCTTCATGATTATTTATGTGCTTGAGTCCTTGACAATTATTGTTCAGAGCAGATGAATTGTTGCAATGCTGGGCAGAGAATTGCTGCAAGTCAGAAGGCTGATTCCTGTGGACATGATTCTCATCAGCCTGGGCATCTCTTGCTTCTGTCTACAGTGGGCATCAATGCAGAATAATTTTTGCGCCTATTTTAACCTTAATTTTGTACTTTGCaacttaaaaattacctgggaatTTTTTAATATCCTTACATTCTGGTTAAACAGCTTGCTTGCTGTCTTCTACTGCATCAAGATCTCTTCTTTCACCCATCCCATCTTTCTctggctgaggtggagaattttGAGGTTGGTTCCCTGTCTATTACTGGGTTCTCTGATGATTACTTGTGTGACAATCATCCCTTCAGCTATTGGGCATTACATTCATGTTCAGTTACTCACCATGGAGCATCTACCCAGGAACAGCACCGAAATTGACAAACTTCAAAAGATTTATCAGTATCTGTTCCGGTATTATAGAGCATTCTCGTTGGTTGTTCCTTTTGTCCTGTTCCTGTCCTCCAACATCTTGCTCATGGTGTCACTGACCAAACAGATGCAACATCATACCGCTGGTCACTGCAAGCCAAGCATGAAAGCGCACTACGCTGCCCTGAGGTCCCTTGCCATCTTATTTATCATGTTTACCTCTTACTTTCTAACCATACTTATCAGTATTATAGGTACTCTATTTGATAGGAGTTGTTGGTTATGGGTCTGGGAAGCTTTCATCTATGCTTTCATCTCTATGCATTCCACTTCACTGATGCTGAGCAGCCCTACACTGAAAAGGATTCTAAAGGGAAAGTGCTAG